The following are from one region of the Paenalkalicoccus suaedae genome:
- a CDS encoding dicarboxylate/amino acid:cation symporter has product MKLILFLLLGIAVGIVAGLLPFDFIAQLLITFSDVFGQWISFLIPFIILFFIASGIANIGQGSGRLVGSTVGLAYASTVIAGLLAFFIASFLMPYIAENRTLPAESAAPESFFTFEIAPLMGVMTALVIAFAFGISMAALQTKTLITVFDEGKKVVEALISKALIPFLPIYIAGIFAGLSAEGTAFTMVQIFGLVLLVAITTHWLWLSVQYLVAGLASGENMFKLIKTMLPAYVTALGTMSSAATIPVTLRQARKNGVSENITNFVIPLGATIHLSGSIITIVSCSVAVMTVMGDLATPSFTAFFPAILMLGVVMVAAPGVPGGAIVAAAGVLTSILGFTEAAVGLMIALYLTQDSFGTAANVTGDGAIAKVIDRFYKQAS; this is encoded by the coding sequence GTGAAGCTTATTTTGTTTTTGCTTTTAGGAATTGCAGTAGGTATTGTAGCGGGGTTACTACCGTTTGATTTTATTGCGCAATTATTAATTACGTTTAGTGATGTGTTTGGTCAGTGGATTTCTTTCCTCATACCATTTATTATTCTTTTCTTTATTGCTTCAGGAATTGCTAATATTGGGCAAGGTTCAGGACGACTTGTAGGATCTACTGTTGGACTAGCCTACGCGTCGACAGTGATAGCTGGACTTTTAGCTTTTTTCATCGCATCATTTCTTATGCCATATATCGCTGAAAATCGAACGCTACCTGCTGAATCAGCAGCGCCAGAGAGCTTCTTTACGTTTGAGATTGCACCATTAATGGGTGTGATGACAGCTTTAGTTATTGCGTTTGCATTTGGTATTTCAATGGCTGCCCTACAAACTAAAACGCTAATTACGGTTTTTGATGAGGGTAAGAAGGTAGTAGAAGCACTTATTTCAAAAGCACTTATTCCGTTTTTACCAATTTATATTGCTGGTATTTTTGCCGGACTTTCTGCTGAGGGTACTGCATTTACGATGGTGCAAATCTTTGGTCTCGTACTTTTAGTAGCGATTACGACACACTGGCTCTGGCTTAGTGTCCAATATTTAGTTGCTGGTCTTGCTTCAGGAGAGAATATGTTTAAACTTATCAAAACGATGCTCCCAGCTTATGTGACGGCATTAGGAACAATGAGCTCCGCTGCTACTATTCCTGTGACTCTCCGTCAGGCTCGTAAGAACGGAGTATCAGAGAATATAACAAACTTTGTCATTCCTTTAGGTGCAACCATTCACCTTTCAGGAAGTATTATTACGATTGTAAGCTGTTCCGTAGCTGTCATGACAGTGATGGGCGATCTGGCTACGCCAAGCTTTACTGCATTCTTCCCAGCAATTTTAATGCTAGGGGTTGTTATGGTGGCTGCTCCGGGAGTTCCTGGAGGGGCAATAGTTGCAGCCGCAGGAGTGCTAACATCTATACTTGGTTTTACTGAAGCTGCTGTCGGACTTATGATTGCTCTTTATTTAACTCAAGATAGCTTTGGTACAGCTGCAAACGTGACTGGAGACGGGGCTATTGCAAAAGTGATTGATCGATTCTACAAACAGGCATCTTAG
- the trpS gene encoding tryptophan--tRNA ligase: MKTIFSGIQPSGTLTIGNYLGALKHFVPMQDEYDSFFCIVDQHAITVPQDRLELRKNIKSLAAIYLAAGIDPSKATLFIQSEVPAHAQLGWMMQCVSYIGELERMTQFKDKSEGKEGVSASLLTYPPLMAADILLYGTDVVPVGEDQKQHIELTRDLAQRFNTKYNDIFTIPTPEIPKVGARIMSLAEPTKKMSKSSPNAKSYISLLDDEKTVLKKMKSAVTDSDGEIRFDRENKPGVSNLLTIYSLFTDEPIDQLVAKYEGVGYGPFKEDVAKAVSSVLTPLQERYYELLNSEELDNILDTGAEKAQARASKMLKKAENAMGLGRKRR, from the coding sequence ATGAAAACAATCTTCTCAGGAATTCAGCCAAGTGGCACACTCACTATTGGAAATTATTTAGGAGCTCTTAAGCATTTCGTCCCAATGCAAGATGAGTACGATAGCTTTTTTTGTATCGTAGACCAGCATGCGATCACGGTCCCACAAGATCGTCTAGAACTTCGGAAGAACATCAAAAGTTTAGCAGCCATTTATCTCGCAGCAGGAATCGATCCTTCTAAGGCAACTCTCTTTATTCAATCTGAAGTTCCAGCGCACGCGCAGCTAGGATGGATGATGCAGTGTGTGAGCTATATTGGTGAATTAGAGCGTATGACCCAATTTAAGGATAAATCTGAAGGTAAAGAAGGTGTTTCCGCTTCCCTTCTAACGTATCCACCTTTAATGGCCGCAGATATCCTTCTTTACGGAACGGATGTTGTACCTGTTGGAGAGGATCAAAAGCAGCATATTGAGCTTACTCGAGATCTAGCTCAAAGGTTCAACACAAAATATAATGACATCTTTACTATCCCAACTCCAGAAATCCCTAAGGTGGGCGCACGTATTATGTCTCTCGCTGAACCAACTAAAAAAATGAGTAAATCAAGCCCTAATGCGAAGAGTTATATTTCGTTATTAGATGATGAAAAGACAGTGCTTAAAAAAATGAAAAGTGCTGTGACAGATTCTGATGGTGAGATTCGTTTCGACCGCGAGAACAAGCCTGGCGTATCAAATCTATTGACTATCTATTCTCTCTTTACAGATGAGCCTATTGATCAACTGGTTGCTAAATATGAAGGTGTTGGCTACGGACCATTTAAAGAGGACGTGGCAAAGGCCGTATCTTCCGTATTAACGCCACTTCAAGAACGATATTATGAGCTTTTGAATTCAGAAGAACTCGATAACATTTTAGATACGGGTGCTGAAAAAGCGCAAGCCAGAGCTTCTAAGATGCTTAAAAAAGCAGAGAATGCGATGGGTCTTGGTCGTAAAAGACGCTAA
- a CDS encoding DUF3603 family protein produces MQHMRDVWVNWCEGEEKSYNICEFFEWKKSDRMEMIDQLAVVKVSEPLLVAIECSLIELPQQLLQTVYRQSYNRVRQERHVMDYGFIATNGERGIAVDTIGYETPIRKSRLIPRQEEQVCALVKHKAQESFGFKGELEDVNSTVMDKMIGLTRREKQRKQLAMMVLDQLFEEAELWEMRYWYTEFCPSKYDAIQLMSHDQAWTGLYNEMKAGWSKQHEEWTASIIKGQPFFEKLWTSYEDEERKKMSK; encoded by the coding sequence ATGCAGCATATGCGAGATGTCTGGGTTAATTGGTGTGAGGGTGAAGAGAAAAGCTACAATATTTGTGAATTCTTTGAGTGGAAAAAAAGTGATCGGATGGAAATGATTGATCAGCTAGCAGTTGTTAAAGTGTCAGAGCCACTACTGGTTGCCATAGAATGCTCACTTATAGAGTTACCTCAGCAACTGCTCCAAACCGTTTATCGACAAAGCTATAATCGAGTTAGGCAAGAGAGGCACGTCATGGATTATGGCTTTATTGCTACAAATGGGGAAAGAGGTATAGCGGTCGATACGATTGGCTATGAGACACCAATTCGTAAAAGCCGTTTAATACCGAGGCAGGAGGAACAAGTGTGTGCTTTAGTGAAGCATAAAGCACAAGAGAGCTTCGGGTTTAAAGGAGAACTTGAGGATGTTAATAGTACAGTCATGGATAAAATGATTGGACTAACGAGGCGAGAAAAACAGCGGAAGCAGTTAGCCATGATGGTCTTAGATCAATTATTTGAAGAAGCAGAGCTTTGGGAAATGCGGTACTGGTACACAGAGTTTTGTCCATCTAAATATGACGCTATCCAGCTAATGTCGCACGACCAAGCTTGGACAGGCTTGTATAATGAAATGAAAGCTGGTTGGTCAAAGCAACATGAAGAGTGGACGGCATCTATCATTAAAGGGCAACCATTTTTTGAGAAGCTCTGGACTTCATATGAAGATGAGGAACGTAAAAAGATGAGTAAATAG
- a CDS encoding LCP family protein has translation MTRKSRRKKTWLKVFLLTFLLVFLGGVVIAAWAKNNFDAAREESLQQIEEEGGLYEEEEEIEFEPSEPEDSEPLEHINILFVGVDSEDGGSRTDTIMIGRYDPDNGTARLASIMRDTYVDIPGRGKNKINAAYAFGGMDLLRETIEENFDFPIEYYARVNFRGFERVVDVLAPDGVAIDVDDRMYYEDTAGGLLIDFDEGENIMDGEEALNFVRFRSDSQNDFGRVGRQQQMIDALSGELLSLSGITRIPQLLGSIVPYIQTNLDTSDMINYTRSFLTSSEQELSTITIPVAGGFTEASYSHAGAVLEPDLEGNKELLERFFDMDEPFEEDEIPEDELEFEFDSEYEDDLARLE, from the coding sequence ATGACGCGAAAATCCCGTAGAAAAAAAACATGGCTTAAAGTATTTTTATTAACCTTTCTACTTGTCTTTTTAGGCGGAGTAGTAATCGCAGCATGGGCTAAAAATAATTTTGATGCAGCCCGCGAGGAGTCATTACAGCAAATTGAAGAAGAAGGCGGTTTATACGAGGAAGAGGAAGAGATTGAATTTGAACCTTCCGAACCCGAGGATAGTGAGCCTTTAGAGCATATAAATATTTTGTTTGTAGGCGTTGACTCAGAAGATGGCGGATCACGAACAGATACGATTATGATAGGACGATACGATCCTGATAATGGTACTGCAAGGCTAGCATCTATCATGCGTGACACGTATGTAGACATTCCTGGACGAGGTAAAAACAAAATTAATGCCGCTTATGCGTTTGGAGGAATGGATTTACTACGTGAGACAATTGAAGAGAACTTTGATTTTCCTATTGAATATTATGCACGTGTTAACTTCCGGGGTTTTGAACGAGTGGTAGATGTTTTAGCTCCTGATGGAGTTGCCATTGACGTTGACGATCGTATGTACTACGAAGACACAGCAGGTGGGCTATTAATCGATTTTGACGAAGGTGAGAACATCATGGATGGCGAAGAAGCTCTTAACTTCGTTCGCTTTAGAAGTGATTCACAAAATGACTTTGGTCGTGTAGGTCGCCAACAACAAATGATTGACGCTCTATCTGGCGAACTATTGTCACTAAGTGGTATTACTAGAATTCCTCAGTTACTCGGATCGATTGTGCCTTACATTCAAACAAACTTAGATACATCTGATATGATCAACTACACGAGAAGCTTTTTAACAAGCTCTGAACAAGAGCTTTCAACGATTACGATTCCTGTCGCAGGTGGTTTTACAGAAGCTTCTTATTCCCATGCTGGTGCTGTTTTAGAGCCAGACCTAGAAGGTAATAAAGAGCTTTTAGAGCGATTCTTCGATATGGATGAGCCGTTTGAAGAGGATGAAATTCCAGAAGATGAGTTAGAATTTGAGTTCGACAGTGAATATGAAGATGATTTAGCTCGACTTGAGTAA
- the fabF gene encoding beta-ketoacyl-ACP synthase II produces the protein MTKRRVVVTGMGAVTPLANDAKASWEKAIAGESGIEAFSKFGEDTFPAKVAGEVKEFDPGEYMDPKEARKMDRFTQFAVAASVMAVKDANLTIDDSNAERTGVWIGSGIGGMETYEKQFRLYESRGARRVSPFFVPMLIPDMASGQVSITLGAKGINSCSVTACASGANSIGDAFKVIERGDADVMITGGAEAPLTEMAFAGFSSARAVSTNADPKKASRPFDQERDGFVMAEGAGILILESLESAQARGAHIYAEIVGYGSTGDAYHVTAPAPGGEGAARAMRQALTQSGLKDTDIAYINAHGTSTEYNDKFETAAVKSTFGDHAYNLAMSSTKSMTGHLLGAAGAIEAIFAVKAIEDGVIPPTINYETPDPECDLDYVPNEARHQDVYSVMSNSLGFGGHNVSLIFKKYE, from the coding sequence ATGACGAAACGTAGAGTAGTCGTAACAGGAATGGGAGCAGTTACTCCTTTAGCAAATGATGCGAAAGCAAGCTGGGAAAAAGCAATCGCTGGTGAATCAGGAATCGAGGCTTTTTCTAAATTTGGGGAAGATACATTTCCAGCAAAAGTTGCAGGGGAAGTAAAGGAGTTTGATCCAGGAGAGTATATGGATCCTAAAGAAGCACGTAAAATGGACCGCTTCACGCAGTTCGCTGTAGCCGCTTCGGTTATGGCGGTGAAGGATGCTAACTTAACGATCGATGATTCTAACGCAGAGCGTACTGGCGTGTGGATTGGTTCAGGTATTGGTGGTATGGAAACGTATGAGAAACAGTTCCGTCTATATGAAAGTCGCGGAGCGAGAAGAGTATCACCATTCTTTGTACCGATGCTTATTCCGGATATGGCATCCGGACAAGTGTCCATCACATTAGGGGCAAAGGGAATCAACTCATGCTCGGTTACAGCATGTGCGTCTGGAGCTAACTCCATTGGAGATGCATTTAAAGTAATTGAGCGAGGTGATGCAGATGTGATGATTACTGGTGGAGCGGAGGCGCCTCTTACTGAGATGGCGTTCGCTGGATTTTCGTCCGCTAGAGCGGTCTCAACGAATGCAGATCCGAAAAAGGCGAGTCGTCCATTTGATCAAGAAAGAGATGGGTTTGTTATGGCGGAGGGAGCAGGTATTCTAATTCTAGAATCGTTAGAATCTGCTCAAGCTCGAGGGGCGCACATCTACGCAGAAATCGTTGGTTACGGCTCTACTGGAGATGCGTATCACGTGACAGCGCCAGCTCCAGGTGGAGAAGGTGCAGCTCGCGCGATGAGACAAGCGTTGACGCAGTCTGGTCTTAAGGATACAGATATTGCGTATATTAACGCTCACGGCACTAGCACGGAGTACAATGATAAGTTTGAAACTGCTGCTGTTAAATCAACATTCGGCGATCATGCGTATAACCTAGCAATGAGCTCCACAAAGTCGATGACTGGTCACCTACTAGGTGCAGCAGGAGCAATTGAGGCAATCTTTGCAGTAAAGGCGATCGAGGATGGGGTTATTCCTCCAACGATCAACTATGAAACACCAGATCCTGAATGCGATTTAGATTATGTACCAAATGAAGCACGTCATCAGGACGTTTACAGCGTTATGAGTAATTCGCTTGGCTTCGGTGGTCATAACGTGTCGCTAATCTTTAAGAAGTACGAGTAA
- a CDS encoding beta-ketoacyl-ACP synthase III: MQVGIWGMGTYVPENVVTNHDLEKRIDTSDEWIRTRTGIEERRIAPDDIDTSHMSYYASKKALENAGVKAEDLDMIIVATVTPDHSFPSVSSMLQKQLGATKASAMDVSAACAGYIYGLVTAKQFIQTGDFKHVLVVGTEKLSKVVDWEDRNTAVLFGDGSGATVLGPVQDGRGFLSFELGSDGSGGAHIRMDEFLHMNGREVFKFAVRQMGESSMNVVRKAGLDKEDVDFLIPHQANIRIMESARQRLELPEHKMSKTVNKFGNTSSASIPLSLMYELEQGKIKDDDVLVLVGFGAGLVWGAVALRWGK, encoded by the coding sequence ATGCAGGTAGGAATATGGGGCATGGGGACATATGTTCCGGAGAATGTAGTAACCAATCACGATCTTGAAAAGCGAATTGACACGTCTGATGAATGGATTCGTACTCGGACAGGTATAGAGGAAAGAAGAATTGCACCAGACGATATTGATACATCACATATGAGCTATTACGCATCAAAGAAAGCACTGGAGAATGCGGGAGTCAAAGCAGAAGACTTAGATATGATCATCGTTGCAACTGTAACGCCTGATCATAGCTTTCCATCTGTATCATCTATGCTACAAAAGCAGTTAGGAGCAACAAAAGCATCTGCGATGGATGTTAGTGCTGCGTGTGCAGGGTACATTTACGGCTTAGTTACTGCTAAACAATTTATCCAAACTGGGGACTTTAAGCATGTACTTGTCGTAGGTACAGAAAAGCTTTCTAAAGTAGTAGACTGGGAGGATCGTAACACCGCAGTACTCTTTGGAGATGGCTCAGGAGCTACTGTTTTAGGTCCTGTTCAAGACGGGAGAGGCTTCTTATCTTTTGAGCTTGGATCTGACGGTAGCGGTGGCGCTCATATTCGTATGGATGAATTTCTTCATATGAACGGAAGAGAAGTATTTAAATTTGCAGTAAGGCAAATGGGAGAGTCCTCTATGAATGTGGTGAGGAAAGCAGGTCTTGATAAAGAAGACGTAGATTTCCTGATTCCACACCAAGCGAATATTCGTATCATGGAATCGGCTAGACAGCGTTTAGAATTGCCTGAACATAAAATGTCAAAAACAGTTAATAAATTTGGAAATACGTCATCAGCATCAATCCCGCTCTCTTTAATGTATGAGCTAGAGCAAGGTAAAATTAAGGATGATGATGTTTTAGTTTTAGTCGGATTTGGAGCTGGCCTAGTATGGGGCGCAGTTGCATTACGATGGGGTAAATAA
- a CDS encoding DinB family protein: MGDMYTLAPVSSRESLHMLGGLIQTRERLIELLTSVSDEDLNHQVQDFPTIGGYGLHLAQIEWWWNKMVLSGEGITEDERAHFHFTGKQEIPSMKLDKSLILSRLGEARMLTREYFHSLSDVEFRRSSLPIHGDDSGDLYSPSWVIYHLSYHESYHLGQMLLLRKWITGQREKWDHFKSPHLST, encoded by the coding sequence ATGGGAGACATGTACACGTTAGCACCTGTTTCATCTAGAGAAAGTTTGCATATGCTTGGTGGGCTCATTCAGACTAGAGAGCGATTAATTGAGTTATTAACATCCGTATCCGATGAAGATTTAAATCATCAAGTACAAGATTTTCCTACTATTGGAGGCTATGGCCTTCACCTTGCTCAAATTGAGTGGTGGTGGAATAAGATGGTCTTAAGCGGTGAAGGGATAACAGAGGACGAACGTGCACATTTTCATTTTACAGGTAAGCAAGAGATCCCATCTATGAAGCTTGATAAAAGCTTAATCCTGTCACGGTTAGGCGAAGCTCGAATGCTAACTCGTGAGTATTTTCATTCTTTATCTGACGTTGAATTTAGACGTTCCTCATTACCAATCCACGGTGACGATAGCGGAGACTTGTATTCTCCTAGCTGGGTGATATATCATTTAAGCTATCATGAGAGCTATCACTTAGGACAAATGCTTCTTTTGAGAAAATGGATAACGGGTCAAAGGGAGAAGTGGGATCACTTTAAATCACCACATTTGTCAACGTAG
- a CDS encoding BMP family ABC transporter substrate-binding protein — translation MTRIVLIFILLLPILVSCASAQERVQAVGLLLSHPIDDQEWNGKGYQGMLKVQSALGVDIIVKEDIRTNEQVEQAISSFDDADVNLVFGHGAIYADFFMNIKDTYPDIHFVSFNGEVEGDNITSLHFEGYPMGYFAGMLAAKKSQTGEVGVIGAFPYQPEVAGFADGAKAVDPSTNVSVEFVNSWVDDDRALALLAEMKANEVDVFYPAGDGYHQQVIEEVKRSGLFAIGYLGDQLDLGGSTVLTSTIQNVEGLYEYVAETFQSGALQSGNMYFDFEDGLISLGEYSQEVPEDVQIWLDEHITAYKETGKLPYQ, via the coding sequence ATGACGCGTATTGTACTTATTTTTATTTTATTATTACCTATACTCGTGTCGTGCGCATCTGCTCAAGAGAGAGTACAAGCAGTAGGTCTTCTTTTATCACACCCCATTGATGATCAAGAATGGAATGGGAAAGGATATCAAGGAATGCTTAAAGTGCAGTCCGCTTTAGGCGTTGATATCATTGTAAAAGAGGATATACGTACGAATGAGCAGGTCGAGCAAGCGATTTCAAGCTTTGATGATGCAGACGTCAATTTAGTTTTTGGTCATGGCGCAATTTATGCCGATTTTTTTATGAACATTAAGGACACGTATCCGGATATTCATTTTGTAAGTTTCAATGGAGAAGTAGAAGGTGACAATATTACAAGCCTTCACTTCGAAGGCTATCCAATGGGATACTTCGCAGGGATGCTAGCTGCTAAAAAATCACAAACTGGAGAAGTTGGAGTAATTGGCGCTTTTCCCTATCAGCCTGAGGTAGCTGGATTTGCAGATGGAGCGAAAGCTGTTGATCCATCCACAAATGTCTCCGTTGAGTTTGTAAATAGCTGGGTGGATGATGATCGTGCACTGGCTCTTTTAGCTGAAATGAAAGCAAATGAAGTAGACGTGTTTTATCCAGCTGGCGACGGGTATCATCAACAAGTAATTGAAGAAGTGAAACGGAGCGGTCTTTTTGCAATTGGATATTTAGGTGATCAGTTAGACTTAGGAGGTTCAACGGTTCTAACTAGTACAATTCAAAATGTTGAAGGACTTTATGAATACGTTGCCGAGACGTTTCAATCTGGTGCGTTACAGTCTGGAAATATGTATTTCGATTTTGAAGATGGGCTTATTTCACTTGGGGAATACAGCCAAGAAGTGCCAGAGGACGTACAGATATGGTTAGATGAGCATATTACGGCTTATAAAGAAACGGGCAAACTACCTTACCAATAG
- a CDS encoding HesB/YadR/YfhF family protein, with protein MQLTVKEEAYKWFKDELAVSEGDHVQFYVRYGGDSDFQAGFSLAVTVKEADQIAAETEVNGVKFYIEQKDEWFFDGKDLTVLYKEDINEIAFEHRE; from the coding sequence ATGCAATTAACAGTAAAAGAAGAAGCTTATAAATGGTTTAAAGACGAACTTGCTGTGTCTGAAGGAGACCACGTACAATTTTACGTAAGATACGGTGGCGATAGTGATTTTCAGGCAGGCTTCTCCTTAGCGGTAACGGTAAAAGAAGCAGATCAAATTGCGGCTGAGACAGAAGTCAACGGAGTGAAATTTTATATCGAACAAAAAGATGAATGGTTCTTTGATGGCAAGGACTTAACTGTATTGTATAAAGAAGACATTAATGAAATTGCTTTCGAGCATAGAGAATAA
- a CDS encoding SCO family protein: MKKLGSMFAFMMTGIMVAGCSFLYEDASESAGSPVIDVTQADDPWQVVDFEGVNQFGETITNETYEGEWWLAKTIFTRCPGVCNVMTPNMKELQDGIIEEDLDVHIVGFTVDPDFDTPERLEDYGEAYGVDFESWDFITGYSYSEMQRVILESFNAPIQELPEQEDIMHPVRFYLMSPDGQVYRMYSGESGFDYDIIMEDIRSLVSA, encoded by the coding sequence ATGAAAAAACTAGGTAGTATGTTTGCATTTATGATGACTGGAATCATGGTTGCTGGATGTAGCTTTTTATATGAGGATGCGTCTGAATCTGCTGGCTCTCCTGTAATTGATGTGACACAGGCAGACGACCCCTGGCAAGTGGTGGACTTTGAAGGAGTAAACCAGTTTGGTGAAACCATTACAAACGAGACGTATGAGGGAGAATGGTGGTTAGCTAAGACTATTTTCACGAGATGTCCAGGGGTTTGTAACGTCATGACTCCTAATATGAAGGAACTTCAAGATGGGATTATCGAAGAGGACTTGGATGTTCACATAGTAGGGTTTACTGTTGATCCAGACTTTGATACTCCTGAGCGACTAGAAGACTACGGGGAAGCATATGGAGTAGACTTTGAGTCTTGGGATTTTATTACGGGCTATAGCTACTCAGAAATGCAGCGCGTTATTTTAGAATCATTTAATGCGCCCATTCAAGAATTACCTGAGCAAGAAGACATTATGCATCCGGTTCGTTTTTATTTAATGAGTCCTGACGGTCAGGTATATCGTATGTACAGTGGGGAAAGTGGATTTGATTATGATATTATTATGGAGGACATTCGTTCTTTAGTTAGCGCGTAA
- the ctaG gene encoding cytochrome c oxidase assembly factor CtaG — protein MEQFFQTFSARTIWTPELLVVLGLISGIYFLIITKFRHKFPDSKPVSTRRRVLFHLGLVAVYFGFGGPLYVLGHLMLSMHMISMAIVYLVAPPLLLLGIPSWFFKYFTRFKVIRGFFLVAGFPLLGLILFNGVFSIYHIPTTFDYLMTNETMHNLYQIVMLLLAMLMWWHIIPRFEARYNMSELKRIGYMFVSGVLFTPACALIIFAGQPLYEVYTDAATWAVAISYCLPPGADIPFEIFSGQQSIAFLSPVNDQQFGGAMMKVTQELVYGVAIGYSFRTWQKRDKSDNAKTEYQVYEMYEAKS, from the coding sequence ATGGAACAATTCTTTCAAACTTTTTCTGCTCGAACAATCTGGACTCCCGAACTTCTTGTAGTTTTAGGACTAATAAGTGGTATATACTTTCTTATCATAACAAAGTTTCGTCATAAGTTCCCAGATTCTAAGCCGGTATCAACTCGGCGTCGAGTACTTTTTCATTTAGGTTTAGTTGCTGTTTATTTTGGTTTTGGTGGACCTTTGTACGTATTAGGTCATTTAATGCTTAGTATGCATATGATTTCAATGGCAATCGTATACTTAGTTGCACCACCTTTATTACTTCTAGGGATCCCTTCGTGGTTCTTTAAATATTTTACCAGATTTAAAGTGATTAGAGGCTTTTTCTTAGTGGCAGGTTTCCCATTGTTAGGTCTTATTTTGTTTAATGGGGTATTTTCGATCTATCATATTCCAACAACGTTTGATTACTTAATGACAAATGAAACCATGCATAACCTGTATCAAATTGTGATGCTACTTCTTGCGATGCTTATGTGGTGGCATATTATTCCTAGATTTGAAGCGAGATATAATATGTCGGAACTTAAACGCATTGGCTATATGTTTGTAAGTGGGGTTTTGTTTACACCAGCTTGTGCACTTATCATATTTGCGGGACAACCTTTGTACGAAGTGTATACAGACGCTGCTACGTGGGCGGTTGCTATCTCTTATTGCCTGCCGCCTGGAGCAGACATTCCATTTGAAATTTTTAGTGGCCAACAATCCATTGCTTTTCTGTCACCGGTTAATGACCAACAGTTTGGCGGTGCCATGATGAAAGTAACGCAGGAGCTTGTTTATGGTGTTGCGATTGGCTATAGTTTCCGTACATGGCAAAAAAGAGATAAGTCTGATAACGCAAAAACAGAGTATCAGGTTTATGAAATGTACGAAGCGAAATCATAA
- a CDS encoding GNAT family N-acetyltransferase — translation MEVRRITKPVTDETIHKMTDLMMEQMSQLSHPISFDSLKQTITEACNDYSQAEFFIAQEGEEIVGCAFLNKGISLDKGGSYIWLNDLYVKLDYRQQGIAKKILLKVLYWAEQEQFKGIELETGINNEATKRLYNALGFYDIISKRYGRQL, via the coding sequence ATGGAAGTTAGACGTATTACAAAACCAGTAACGGATGAGACCATTCACAAAATGACCGATTTAATGATGGAGCAAATGAGCCAGCTCAGTCACCCTATCTCTTTTGACTCTCTTAAACAAACAATAACAGAAGCATGCAACGATTATTCACAGGCAGAGTTTTTTATTGCGCAAGAAGGTGAAGAAATAGTTGGCTGCGCGTTTCTAAACAAAGGTATTAGTCTTGATAAAGGCGGCTCATACATATGGCTAAATGATCTTTATGTAAAGCTCGATTATCGGCAACAAGGAATCGCGAAGAAGATCCTCTTAAAGGTCCTTTATTGGGCTGAACAAGAGCAATTTAAAGGCATTGAACTTGAAACGGGTATCAATAACGAAGCAACAAAACGTCTCTATAATGCACTTGGCTTTTACGACATTATTTCAAAACGCTACGGCAGACAGCTCTAA
- a CDS encoding AzlD domain-containing protein produces MTSNMIWIIIGMGLVTYIPRILPLIVLHTETWPDVVRRMLARVPYAVLGALIFPGILFAYDAIWYGLIGGAVAILLASIGTPLIVVVGGAIVVLAGIQLMPTLF; encoded by the coding sequence ATGACAAGTAACATGATCTGGATCATTATTGGGATGGGGCTCGTCACGTACATACCTAGAATCCTCCCACTAATCGTTTTACATACAGAAACATGGCCGGATGTTGTACGTAGAATGCTAGCGAGAGTTCCTTATGCGGTATTAGGAGCGCTCATCTTCCCAGGTATTCTGTTTGCGTATGACGCCATTTGGTACGGACTTATCGGAGGCGCGGTCGCGATCTTGCTTGCGTCCATTGGAACGCCTCTTATTGTTGTCGTAGGTGGGGCAATTGTTGTATTAGCTGGAATTCAACTTATGCCAACCCTTTTTTAG